One window from the genome of Lentibacillus daqui encodes:
- the refZ gene encoding forespore capture DNA-binding protein RefZ has product MSTLKNNPSKQKVMDAASSLFFQKGFHGTSVRDIADKACVNVSLISYYFKSKQGLLEHGVTTYYELYLQLIEETLQASENDSAITRLKKLIETIIQYRQKNHQFSCFILRELSLDSVFVREMAVTYIAKENHYISNTFYSILNKKQKPDQQFLLMQLKGMLITPYVLQNEWKNQVVGEFSHTAFVRKYVRIIHDWLDYIVQD; this is encoded by the coding sequence ATGAGTACATTGAAAAATAATCCCTCAAAACAAAAAGTTATGGATGCTGCTTCTTCCTTGTTTTTTCAAAAGGGGTTTCACGGTACTTCAGTTCGGGATATTGCTGATAAGGCCTGTGTTAACGTATCACTCATAAGTTATTATTTTAAAAGTAAACAAGGTCTCCTGGAACATGGAGTAACAACATACTATGAATTATACCTTCAGTTGATAGAAGAAACGTTACAGGCATCCGAGAACGATTCTGCAATAACCAGATTGAAAAAACTTATTGAAACCATTATACAGTATCGGCAAAAGAATCATCAATTTTCTTGTTTTATTTTACGTGAACTCTCTCTTGACTCCGTATTTGTCAGAGAAATGGCGGTTACGTACATCGCTAAAGAAAATCACTATATAAGCAATACCTTCTATTCGATATTGAACAAAAAGCAAAAACCGGATCAGCAATTTTTATTAATGCAGTTAAAGGGAATGCTGATCACTCCGTACGTTTTACAAAACGAATGGAAAAATCAAGTCGTTGGCGAATTCTCACATACCGCGTTTGTCAGAAAATATGTACGAATCATCCACGATTGGCTGGATTATATTGTACAGGATTAA